From one Trifolium pratense cultivar HEN17-A07 linkage group LG1, ARS_RC_1.1, whole genome shotgun sequence genomic stretch:
- the LOC123917437 gene encoding phytosulfokines-like — MSKIATIIVLALLLSFGLIYASRPNIGLNSVSSIDKDVSSSNAFSEDESCEGVGGEQECLSRRTLEAHLDYIYTNSTQT; from the exons ATGTCAAAAATTGCCACTATTATTGTCTTGGCTCTTCTATTGAGCTTTGGTTTAATCTATGCCTCTCGTCCTAATATTGGACTTAACAGTGTTTCTTCCATAGACAAG GATGTTTCTTCTAGCAATGCATTTAGTGAAGATGAGAGTTGTGAAGGTGTGGGAGGAGAACAAGAATGTTTATCAAGAAGGACTCTAGAGGCACATCTAGACTATATCTACACTAACTCAACCCAAACCTGA